In Balaenoptera acutorostrata chromosome 12, mBalAcu1.1, whole genome shotgun sequence, a single window of DNA contains:
- the CCDC121 gene encoding coiled-coil domain-containing protein 121: protein MGAQLGTEAGKWRHWEDDWSRPPKEPLIVVGQGLGRANLWTPGGRDDKGPPGSHTAKVKRVPFPVGPPRAGNRAAGEPAARARPAAEEVKRLRAGRAGTRAGCEPRSCWAAPRAAETSPEKLEKPSALGRRFRVSPARDRRALSLAVSAKVHRDFEKERLVAEFVKLAEDSSNSLQPDLSFINNFLKPEKLTKAEKRFKEKAVVEMMKLDKQIKETQIRLEPLVEESRQLLAENVRVEEENQFFREYLTKQTEESRQRTEKLWNYYLQQSGQIEQRRQELTSKYAEKNSALKTELLQKEKILSNLNKQLEAMRDVSIVKEKQEREIQTLQQEIKKTHAETAAKKQAMLVKFFQDKALLEAQLSELDARQLGKRPTKELNSKNEALERAAKQYTSEFHNSIDRQHQQLQKELPQLIQKCQKLEVTHSRLKKKQQQLQQEQWYLQCLSRGRQRLQERRNPCPKGQSAPKTTLNPALGTKSRTHPK from the exons GAGGCGGGGAAGTGGAGGCACTGGGAGGACGATTGGAGTAGGCCACCTAAAGAGCCGCTCATCGTCGTCGGGCAGGGCCTGGGAAGGGCAAACCTCTGGACCCCGGGCGGGCGGGACGACAAGGGACCCCCGGGCTCCCACACTGCGAAAGTGAAGAGAGTGCCTTTTCCTGTCGGCCCCCCGAGAGCGGGGAACCGAGCCGCCGGAGAACCGGCCGCTAGGGCTCGTCCGGCGGCCGAGGAGGTTAAGCGGCTCAGGGCTGGACGTGCCGGGACCCGGGCGGGATGCGAGCCCCGGAGTTGCTGGGCCGCGCCAAGAGCCGCAGAGACCAGCCCGGAGAAACTGGAAAAACCCTCCGCACTGGGACGCCGTTTCCGCGTGTCGCCAGCCCGCGACCGTAGGGCTCTCTCCCTGGCGGTCTCCGCAAAGGTGCACCGTGACTTTGAGAAGGAACGTTTGGTTGCCGAATTTGTCAA GTTGGCTGAGGACTCCAGTAATTCCCTTCAACCGGATCTTAGTTTCATAAATAATTTTCTCAAGCCAGAGAAGCTAacaaaggcagagaagaggtTTAAAGAAAAGGCAGTAGTGGAAATGATGAAGCTAGACAAGCAAATCAAAGAAACTCAAATCCGACTAGAACCGTTAGTGGAGGAATCCAGGCAGCTGCTGGCGGAAAACGTACGTGTCGAGGAGGAAAACCAGTTCTTTCGGGAATACCTGACCAAGCAAACAGAGGAGTCTAGACAGCGAACCGAGAAGCTGTGGAACTACTATTTACAACAAAGTGGGCAGATcgaacaaaggagacaagaattaACCTCCAAATATGCGGAAAAAAATTCAGCGCTTAAAACAGAGCTCttgcagaaagaaaagatcctaTCCAATTTGAATAAGCAGTTGGAGGCAATGAGGGACGTTTCGATAGTAAAGGAGAAACAGGAGAGAGAAATTCAGACACTACAGCAGGAGATAAAGAAAACCCACGCTGAGACAGCTGCAAAGAAACAGGCCATGCTGGTCAAGTTCTTCCAGGATAAAGCATTACTGGAGGCACAACTGAGTGAGCTAGATGCAAGGCAGTTGGGAAAGAGACCAACAAAGGAGCTGAACAGCAAGAACGAGGCCTTGGAGAGGGCCGCAAAGCAGTACACTTCCGAGTTCCACAATAGCATCGACAGACAGCACCAGCAGTTACAGAAGGAACTACCACAGCTAATTCAGAAATGCCAGAAGTTGGAGGTTACTCACAGCCgtttaaaaaagaagcagcagcagctgcagcaggagCAGTGGTACCTACAGTGCTTAAGCCGGGGGAGGCAACGGCTGCAAGAAAGGCGTAATCCATGCCCAAAAGGACAAAGTGCTCCAAAGACCACACTGAACCCTGCCCTAGGCACCAAATCAAGGACGCATCCAAAGTAA